One stretch of Serinicoccus hydrothermalis DNA includes these proteins:
- the istB gene encoding IS21-like element helper ATPase IstB, with protein MSAATPAVTALGADAAQAAVTAAAKALGLPTVREEAARYAAAAAKARLTHLAFLAEVLSAECDDREHRRRQRRINEAKFPRHKRLSDFDTARLPDLPAATLAHLGTGAWIEAGQPLVLLGDSGTGKTHLLIALGMAAAEQGHRVRYITTAALVNELTEAADDKQLTRVVNRYARLDLLCLDEIGYVHLDPRGAELLFQIITAREERASIACASNAPFSEWGTTFTDPRLAAAVVDRLTFNAHIINTGTQSYRLATTRTRQEVTPPR; from the coding sequence ATGAGCGCGGCCACGCCAGCGGTCACCGCGCTCGGTGCCGACGCCGCCCAGGCCGCGGTCACCGCCGCCGCCAAGGCCCTGGGGCTGCCGACCGTGCGGGAGGAAGCCGCCCGGTACGCGGCCGCGGCGGCCAAGGCCCGCCTGACCCACCTGGCATTCCTGGCCGAGGTGCTCTCCGCCGAGTGCGACGACCGTGAGCACCGGCGCCGACAACGTCGGATCAACGAGGCCAAGTTCCCCCGCCACAAGCGCCTGTCCGACTTCGACACCGCCCGCCTGCCCGACCTGCCCGCCGCGACCCTGGCCCACCTGGGCACCGGCGCGTGGATCGAGGCCGGGCAACCGCTGGTGCTGCTCGGCGACTCCGGAACCGGCAAGACGCACCTACTCATCGCCCTGGGCATGGCCGCGGCCGAGCAGGGTCACCGGGTCCGCTACATCACCACCGCGGCCCTGGTCAACGAGCTGACCGAGGCCGCCGACGACAAGCAGCTCACCCGCGTGGTCAACCGGTACGCCCGACTGGACCTGCTGTGCCTGGACGAGATCGGCTACGTCCACCTCGACCCCCGCGGGGCCGAGCTGCTCTTCCAGATCATCACCGCCCGCGAGGAACGAGCCTCCATCGCCTGCGCGTCCAACGCCCCGTTCAGCGAGTGGGGCACCACCTTCACCGACCCCCGACTGGCCGCCGCCGTCGTCGACCGGCTCACCTTCAACGCCCACATCATCAACACCGGCACCCAGTCCTACCGACTCGCTACCACCCGCACCCGCCAGGAGGTGACCCCACCACGCTGA
- a CDS encoding helix-turn-helix domain-containing protein, whose translation MHQRTFDVDAASILFNLSGYRVVSAGAAVGDQPRRVLIETVAGEGACPSCGVLSSRVQARPTQHVKDVTCGGQPLDVVVRKRRYACGEALCPRRSFTEETEQLPARARVTTRLAEQVISACRAEPRAVSRVADEAALSWPTVMRMLTTTVDLDTGVDRRHVARLGIDEHRFRTVRYLRDPDTQSVKRVEPWSIVFTDLDDGAILDVVDGRRGATVKAWLGARPRWLRMTSPFGPTVLF comes from the coding sequence GTGCACCAGCGTACGTTCGACGTCGATGCGGCGTCGATACTGTTCAACCTGTCCGGCTACCGAGTCGTGAGCGCCGGCGCTGCTGTCGGCGACCAACCGAGGCGGGTGCTGATCGAGACGGTCGCCGGCGAGGGCGCGTGCCCGTCCTGCGGGGTGCTGTCCTCGCGGGTCCAGGCCCGGCCGACCCAACACGTGAAAGACGTGACCTGCGGCGGGCAGCCGCTGGATGTGGTCGTGCGCAAGCGGCGGTACGCCTGCGGTGAGGCGCTGTGCCCGCGGCGCTCGTTCACCGAGGAGACCGAGCAACTACCGGCCCGGGCACGGGTCACGACCCGGCTGGCCGAGCAGGTGATCTCCGCCTGCCGGGCCGAGCCCCGCGCGGTGTCCCGCGTCGCGGACGAAGCGGCCCTGTCGTGGCCGACGGTGATGCGCATGCTGACCACCACCGTGGACCTGGACACCGGCGTGGACCGCCGGCACGTGGCGCGCCTGGGGATCGATGAGCACCGGTTCCGCACCGTGCGCTACCTGCGCGACCCCGACACCCAGTCCGTGAAGCGGGTCGAGCCCTGGTCGATCGTGTTCACCGACCTGGACGACGGCGCCATCCTGGACGTCGTCGACGGCCGCCGCGGCGCGACCGTCAAGGCGTGGCTGGGCGCCCGGCCCCGGTGGTTGAGAATGACAAGTCCATTTGGCCCCACTGTGCTGTTCTGA
- a CDS encoding cation diffusion facilitator family transporter, whose protein sequence is MPGPTEKPTLSTRHPAPEDLTRYAWLSIATAIATILLKGTAWWLTDSVGLLSDAAESSVNLVAAVVALVALRVAIKPPDRKHNFGHSKAEYFSAAVEGVMIFIAAAVILMASVRRFLDPSPLENVGIGLAIAILASVLNGTVAWVLLRAGKKHRSITLVADGKHLLTDVWTSVGVVVGVILVWLTGWERLDPIIAFAVGVNILVTGWGLLRASTAGLMDGSLPAEDNARIVGVIETFIARFEGEDVHYHAIRTRESGHRRFMEMHLLVPGIWTVKRGHDVAEDLTDALLVEYPDLRVHLHLEPVEDPRSYEDIGI, encoded by the coding sequence ATGCCTGGCCCCACTGAGAAGCCCACCCTCAGCACCCGCCACCCCGCGCCCGAGGACCTGACGCGGTACGCCTGGCTGTCCATCGCCACGGCGATCGCGACGATCCTGCTCAAGGGCACCGCCTGGTGGCTGACCGATTCCGTGGGTCTGCTCTCCGACGCCGCGGAGAGCAGCGTCAACCTGGTGGCCGCGGTGGTCGCGCTGGTCGCGCTGCGCGTGGCCATCAAGCCGCCGGACCGCAAGCACAACTTCGGCCACAGCAAGGCGGAGTACTTCTCCGCGGCGGTCGAGGGCGTGATGATCTTCATCGCCGCCGCGGTCATCCTGATGGCCTCGGTTCGCCGATTCCTGGACCCGTCACCGTTGGAGAACGTCGGGATCGGCCTAGCCATCGCGATCCTCGCCTCCGTCCTCAACGGCACGGTTGCCTGGGTGCTGCTGCGCGCAGGGAAGAAGCACCGGTCCATTACCCTCGTCGCCGACGGCAAGCACCTGCTCACCGACGTGTGGACTTCCGTCGGCGTCGTCGTGGGCGTCATCCTGGTGTGGCTCACGGGGTGGGAGCGGCTGGACCCGATCATCGCCTTCGCTGTCGGGGTGAACATCCTCGTCACCGGGTGGGGGCTCCTCCGGGCCTCCACGGCCGGCCTGATGGACGGCTCGCTCCCGGCCGAGGACAACGCACGGATCGTCGGTGTCATCGAGACGTTCATCGCCCGGTTCGAGGGCGAGGACGTGCACTACCACGCCATCCGAACCCGGGAGTCGGGACACCGCAGGTTCATGGAGATGCACCTGCTGGTCCCGGGCATCTGGACGGTCAAGCGCGGGCACGACGTGGCCGAGGACCTGACCGACGCGCTTCTGGTGGAGTACCCGGACCTGCGTGTGCACCTGCACCTCGAGCCGGTCGAGGACCCACGGTCCTACGAGGACATCGGCATCTGA
- a CDS encoding cation diffusion facilitator family transporter: MTPHSHDHTDSIQTAEESSSIGIRAAWISLAGMGATALLQIVIVALSGSIALLADTVHNLGHLATTIPLIIAFRIGRRQPTRRYSYGYRRAEDLVGLLIGLVIALSAALIIWESVRALLQPRELTNLGWVMAAALIGAAGNEAVAIYRIRAGRRIGSAALVAEGQHARTDALTSLAVAIGVIGVWLGVPQLDPLIGLVIGAVIIAVLIASVRTVIRRLMDGVDDGTLERVEAAAAEVPGVTGVGEARARWSGHRMHAEVDITADSGLTLPRAHELSARVREHLMRMVPHLERVGVYVVPGAGEPAPIREATQPAQTPVAPHAWPH; the protein is encoded by the coding sequence GTGACGCCGCACAGCCACGATCACACCGACTCGATCCAGACGGCTGAGGAGTCCAGCAGCATCGGCATCCGCGCAGCGTGGATCAGCCTGGCTGGGATGGGCGCCACCGCCCTGCTGCAGATCGTCATCGTGGCGCTGAGCGGTTCGATCGCCCTGCTGGCGGACACCGTGCACAACCTGGGGCACCTGGCCACCACCATCCCGTTGATCATCGCCTTCCGCATCGGGCGCCGGCAGCCGACCCGGCGCTACTCCTACGGCTACCGCCGCGCCGAGGACCTCGTGGGGCTGCTGATCGGCCTGGTCATCGCACTGTCTGCGGCACTGATCATCTGGGAGTCGGTGCGGGCACTGCTGCAGCCGCGCGAGTTGACCAACCTGGGCTGGGTCATGGCCGCCGCACTGATAGGGGCAGCCGGCAACGAGGCGGTGGCGATCTACCGGATCCGTGCCGGGCGGCGGATCGGATCGGCTGCCCTGGTGGCCGAAGGTCAGCACGCGCGCACCGACGCACTGACATCGCTGGCCGTAGCGATTGGCGTCATCGGAGTCTGGCTGGGGGTGCCGCAGCTCGACCCGCTGATCGGCCTGGTTATCGGCGCGGTCATCATTGCCGTGCTCATCGCCTCCGTGCGGACCGTCATCAGGAGGCTGATGGACGGCGTTGACGACGGCACCCTCGAGCGCGTGGAGGCTGCTGCTGCTGAAGTGCCCGGTGTCACCGGCGTCGGCGAAGCCCGTGCCCGCTGGTCAGGCCACCGGATGCACGCCGAGGTCGACATCACCGCCGACTCGGGCCTGACGCTGCCGCGGGCGCACGAGCTCTCCGCCCGAGTACGTGAGCACCTGATGCGGATGGTGCCCCACCTTGAACGGGTCGGCGTATACGTGGTGCCAGGGGCCGGTGAACCTGCACCGATCCGTGAAGCCACGCAGCCCGCCCAAACCCCGGTGGCTCCGCATGCCTGGCCCCACTGA
- a CDS encoding ArsR/SmtB family transcription factor: MHEQPMNQAPDDEHARIAAETFRLLSDPTRVKILWALAQAEVSVNVLADLVDASPTTVSQHLSKLRLAGLVSSRRTGTYVHYTGTDPHVHSLLAEALSHAEHVTGTASGDDPHSYPRPEPGARRA, translated from the coding sequence GTGCACGAACAACCCATGAACCAGGCACCTGATGACGAGCACGCCCGGATCGCCGCAGAGACGTTCCGCTTGCTCTCGGACCCGACAAGGGTCAAGATCCTGTGGGCATTGGCGCAGGCTGAAGTGAGCGTGAACGTCCTGGCCGACCTGGTCGACGCCTCACCTACCACGGTCAGCCAGCACCTGTCCAAGCTCCGCCTGGCTGGCCTGGTGAGCAGCCGGCGCACCGGCACGTACGTGCACTACACCGGGACCGACCCCCATGTGCACAGTCTGCTCGCCGAGGCCCTCTCGCACGCAGAGCATGTCACCGGCACCGCCAGCGGCGACGACCCTCACAGCTACCCTCGCCCCGAACCCGGTGCGCGGCGAGCCTGA
- the istA gene encoding IS21 family transposase translates to MEDWALIRRLAREGVPNAAIARKLGISRTTVGKAIASEGPPKYERKSGLTSFTPFEARVRALLADTPDMPATVLAERVGWTGSIRWFRDNVNRVRADHRPIDPADRLTWAAGDVAQCDLWFPPRKILLEDGSRALLPVLVMTLAYSRFMLARMIPTRKTTDLLLGMWALLSQVGCVPRRLIWDNEAGIGRGKLTEPAAVFAGTLATKIVLLPPRDPESKGVVERRNGFFETSFMPGRHFESPADFNAQLTHWLTGANGRVVRTTKARPVDLLTVDKDKMAPLPPAVLHLGWRNHVRLGRDYYVRVDTSDYSVHPAAIGARVDVAADLDTVRVRHGGRLVAEHPRRWARSMTVTDPAHVAAAAELRRDYQHRDKAVAPEAPEDLVRDLADYDRAFGLDAGAGGSL, encoded by the coding sequence ATGGAAGACTGGGCGCTGATCCGCAGGCTGGCCCGTGAGGGTGTGCCGAACGCTGCGATCGCCAGGAAGCTAGGAATCTCAAGGACCACTGTCGGTAAGGCCATCGCCTCGGAGGGACCGCCGAAGTACGAACGCAAGAGCGGCCTGACGTCGTTCACGCCGTTCGAGGCACGGGTGCGGGCGTTGCTCGCGGACACCCCGGACATGCCCGCGACCGTGCTCGCCGAGCGGGTCGGGTGGACCGGCTCGATCCGCTGGTTCCGCGACAACGTGAACCGGGTGAGGGCCGACCACCGTCCGATCGATCCGGCGGACCGGTTGACCTGGGCGGCCGGGGACGTGGCGCAGTGCGACCTGTGGTTCCCGCCGCGCAAGATCCTGCTCGAGGACGGCTCGCGGGCGCTGCTGCCGGTGCTGGTGATGACGCTGGCGTACAGCCGGTTCATGCTCGCCCGGATGATCCCGACCCGCAAGACAACCGACCTGCTGCTGGGCATGTGGGCCCTGCTCTCGCAGGTGGGCTGCGTGCCGCGCCGGCTGATCTGGGACAACGAGGCCGGGATCGGGCGCGGGAAGCTGACCGAGCCGGCCGCGGTGTTCGCCGGCACCCTGGCCACCAAGATCGTGCTGCTGCCACCGCGGGACCCCGAGTCCAAAGGCGTGGTCGAGCGGCGCAACGGCTTTTTCGAGACCTCGTTCATGCCCGGCCGCCACTTCGAGTCACCGGCCGACTTCAACGCCCAGCTCACCCACTGGCTGACCGGGGCGAACGGCCGGGTGGTGCGCACGACCAAGGCGCGTCCGGTCGACCTGCTCACCGTCGACAAGGACAAGATGGCGCCGTTGCCGCCGGCGGTGCTGCACCTGGGCTGGCGCAACCACGTCCGCCTCGGCCGGGACTACTACGTGCGCGTCGACACCAGCGACTACTCGGTGCACCCGGCCGCGATCGGTGCCCGTGTCGACGTGGCCGCCGACCTCGACACCGTGCGGGTCCGGCACGGCGGGCGGCTCGTCGCCGAGCACCCACGCCGGTGGGCCCGGTCCATGACCGTCACCGACCCCGCCCACGTGGCCGCCGCGGCCGAGCTGCGCCGCGACTACCAGCACCGCGACAAGGCCGTGGCCCCCGAGGCGCCCGAGGACCTAGTGCGGGACCTGGCCGACTATGACCGCGCCTTCGGCCTCGACGCCGGCGCAGGAGGCTCGCTGTGA
- the istB gene encoding IS21-like element helper ATPase IstB has protein sequence MSTKTTPAEQTLKQITHLAAALKAPRITQSAARLAEHARDAGWTHEDYLAAVLEREVAARNASGAQLRIRAAGLPAGKTLEDFDFDHQPAARTPVQALASGAWLAEHRNVVLLGPPGTGKTHLAAALAITAARQGHRVLFATASEWVTRLSEAHQRGRLGTELIRLRRYPLIVVDEVGYLPFEQDAANLFFQLVSSRYEHASLILTSNLPFSSWAGVFGDQVVAAAMIDRIVHHADVIALKGASYRLRDRGIETLPSIKAEQGSLD, from the coding sequence GTGAGCACCAAGACGACGCCCGCGGAGCAGACGCTCAAGCAGATCACCCACCTCGCGGCCGCGCTCAAAGCACCGCGCATCACCCAGTCCGCGGCACGGCTGGCCGAGCACGCCCGCGACGCCGGGTGGACCCACGAGGACTACCTCGCCGCCGTCCTCGAACGTGAGGTCGCCGCCCGCAACGCCTCCGGCGCCCAGCTGCGCATCCGCGCCGCGGGGCTGCCGGCGGGCAAGACCCTGGAGGACTTCGACTTCGACCACCAACCCGCCGCCCGCACCCCCGTCCAAGCCCTCGCGTCCGGAGCCTGGCTGGCCGAGCACCGCAACGTCGTCCTGCTCGGCCCGCCGGGCACGGGAAAAACACATCTGGCTGCGGCGTTGGCGATCACCGCCGCCCGCCAGGGCCACCGGGTGCTGTTCGCCACCGCGAGTGAGTGGGTCACCCGACTGTCCGAGGCCCACCAGCGTGGACGCCTCGGCACAGAGCTGATCCGGCTGCGCCGCTACCCCCTGATCGTGGTCGACGAGGTTGGCTACCTCCCGTTCGAGCAGGACGCCGCGAACCTGTTCTTCCAGCTCGTCTCCTCCCGCTACGAGCACGCCTCCCTCATCCTCACCTCGAACCTGCCGTTCAGCTCCTGGGCCGGCGTCTTCGGCGACCAGGTGGTCGCCGCCGCGATGATCGACCGCATCGTCCACCACGCCGACGTCATCGCGCTCAAGGGCGCGTCCTACCGCCTCCGCGACCGAGGCATCGAGACCCTGCCCAGCATCAAGGCCGAGCAGGGCTCGCTAGACTGA